One genomic window of Saccharomyces cerevisiae S288C chromosome XII, complete sequence includes the following:
- the DCN1 gene encoding NEDD8 ligase DCN1 (Scaffold-type E3 ligase; required for cullin neddylation and ubiquitin ligase activation; contains a ubiquitin-binding domain (UBA) for ubiquitin and Nedd8 (Rub1p) interaction and a PONY domain involved in cullin binding and neddylation) — translation MSNNKIKRKDASPEQEAIESFTSLTKCDPKVSRKYLQRNHWNINYALNDYYDKEIGTFTDEVSTVAHPPVYPKELTQVFEHYINNNLFDIDSLVKFIEELGYNLEDLATLCLAHLLGYKKLEEPLKREDFLSTWFMQGCSTISDMQECIKTLDVKLHEDLQYFTQIYNYAFNLILDPNRKDIDTDEGIQYWKLFFQPEYPVRMEPDLLEAWFRFLRDEGKTTISKDTWRMLLLFFKRYPTIQKIISDYDETAAWPFIIDEFYECLQDQQ, via the exons ATG agtaataataaaataaaaagaaaggatGCAAGCCCGGAACAAGAGGCAATTGAATCATTCACCTCATTAACCAAATGTGACCCCAAGGTATCCAGGAAGTACCTGCAGCGTAATCACTGGAACATCAATTACGCTCTCAATGATTATTATGACAAGGAAATAGGGACGTTTACTGACGAGGTTTCAACTGTGGCTCATCCACCCGTATACCCGAAGGAGCTAACACAGGTATTTGAACACTATATCAATAACAACTTGTTTGATATAGACTCACTGGTCAAGTTCATTGAGGAGCTAGGCTACAATCTTGAAGATTTAGCGACATTATGCTTAGCCCATTTACTGGGGTACAAGAAACTAGAAGAACCCTTAAAACGAGAGGACTTCCTGTCAACATGGTTTATGCAAGGCTGTTCCACCATTTCAGACATGCAAGAGTGCATCAAGACGTTAGATGTTAAATTACATGAAGACTTACAATATTTCACACAGATTTATAACTATGCTTTCAATTTGATTCTGGACCCAAATCGAAAGGATATAGATACAGACGAAGGCATCCAGTATTGGAAGCTATTTTTCCAACCAGAGTACCCAGTGCGTATGGAACCAGATTTGCTTGAGGCATGGTTCCGTTTCCTTCGCGATGAGGGGAAAACCACTATAAGTAAAGACACCTGGCGTATGCTGCtcctctttttcaaacGATACCCCACTATTCAGAAAATAATAAGCGATTACGACGAAACTGCAGCCTGGCCATTTATTATCGATGAGTTCTATGAGTGCTTACAGGATCAGCAATAA
- the DIP2 gene encoding snoRNA-binding rRNA-processing protein DIP2 (Nucleolar protein; specifically associated with the U3 snoRNA, part of the large ribonucleoprotein complex known as the small subunit (SSU) processome, required for 18S rRNA biogenesis, part of the active pre-rRNA processing complex), protein MVKSYQRFEQAAAFGVIASNANCVWIPASSGNSNGSGPGQLITSALEDVNIWDIKTGDLVSKLSDGLPPGASDARGAKPAECTYLEAHKDTDLLAVGYADGVIKVWDLMSKTVLLNFNGHKAAITLLQFDGTGTRLISGSKDSNIIVWDLVGEVGLYKLRSHKDSITGFWCQGEDWLISTSKDGMIKLWDLKTHQCIETHIAHTGECWGLAVKDDLLITTGTDSQVKIWKLDIENDKMGGKLTEMGIFEKQSKQRGLKIEFITNSSDKTSFFYIQNADKTIETFRIRKEEEIARGLKKREKRLKEKGLTEEEIAKSIKESYSSFILHPFQTIRSLYKIKSASWTTVSSSKLELVLTTSSNTIEYYSIPYEKRDPTSPAPLKTHTIELQGQRTDVRSIDISDDNKLLATASNGSLKIWNIKTHKCIRTFECGYALTCKFLPGGLLVILGTRNGELQLFDLASSSLLDTIEDAHDAAIWSLDLTSDGKRLVTGSADKTVKFWDFKVENSLVPGTKNKFLPVLKLHHDTTLELTDDILCVRVSPDDRYLAISLLDNTVKVFFLDSMKFYLSLYGHKLPVLSIDISFDSKMIITSSADKNIKIWGLDFGDCHKSLFAHQDSIMNVKFLPQSHNFFSCSKDAVVKYWDGEKFECIQKLYAHQSEVWALAVATDGGFVVSSSHDHSIRIWEETEDQVFLEEEKEKELEEQYEDTLLTSLEEGNGDDAFKADASGEGVEDEASGVHKQTLESLKAGERLMEALDLGIAEIEGLEAYNRDMKLWQRKKLGEAPIKPQGNAVLIAVNKTPEQYIMDTLLRIRMSQLEDALMVMPFSYVLKFLKFIDTVMQNKTLLHSHLPLICKNLFFIIKFNHKELVSQKNEELKLQINRVKTELRSALKSTEDDLGFNVQGLKFVKQQWNLRHNYEFVDEYDQQEKESNSARKRVFGTVI, encoded by the coding sequence ATGGTCAAATCATACCAACGTTTTGAGCAAGCAGCTGCTTTTGGTGTAATAGCCTCCAATGCCAATTGTGTTTGGATACCTGCGTCATCCGGAAATAGTAATGGTAGTGGACCAGGACAATTGATTACGAGTGCTCTCGAGGACGTTAATATATGGGATATTAAGACCGGGGATTTGGTCAGTAAATTATCCGATGGCTTACCTCCAGGCGCATCTGATGCTAGAGGCGCCAAGCCAGCCGAGTGTACATATTTGGAGGCTCATAAAGATACGGATTTATTAGCTGTCGGTTACGCAGATGGTGTCATTAAAGTTTGGGATTTGATGTCTAAGACTGtgcttttgaattttaacGGTCACAAAGCAGCTATAACATTATTACAATTTGATGGGACTGGCACAAGATTAATTTCTGGTTCCAAGGACTCCAATATCATTGTATGGGATCTTGTTGGAGAAGTTGGTCTTTATAAACTTAGATCACACAAGGATTCCATTACTGGCTTTTGGTGTCAAGGAGAAGATTGGCTGATCAGCACCTCCAAAGATGGAATGATCAAGCTATGGGACCTAAAAACACATCAATGTATAGAGACACATATTGCGCATACTGGAGAGTGTTGGGGCCTTGCAGTGAAGGATGATTTACTGATCACAACTGGTACTGATAGTCaagtaaaaatttggaaactGGATATAGAAAATGACAAAATGGGGGGGAAACTAACAGAGATGGGTATTTTCGAAAAGCAAAGTAAGCAACGTGGGTTAAAGATTGAGTTCATAACAAATTCGTCTGACAAaacctcttttttttacatcCAAAATGCTGATAAAACCATCGAGACTTTCAGAattagaaaagaagaagaaatagcAAGAGgtttaaagaaaagagagaagaggctaaaagaaaaggggttgacagaagaagaaattgcaaAATCTATTAAAGAATCCTACTCCTCCTTTATATTGCATCCTTTTCAAACCATAAGATCATtgtataaaataaaatctgCATCATGGACAACGGTCTCAAGTTCCAAACTTGAGTTGGTATTAACTACATCGAGTAATACCATAGAGTATTATTCCATTCCatatgaaaaaagagaCCCAACAAGCCCTGCTCCTCTCAAGACACATACTATTGAATTGCAAGGGCAAAGAACGGATGTGCGTAGTATTGACATCAGTGATGATAACAAATTACTTGCCACAGCATCCAATGgttcattgaaaatatggAATATCAAAACACATAAATGTATCAGAACTTTCGAATGTGGGTATGCATTAACTTGTAAGTTTTTGCCAGGTGGGCTACTAGTCATACTGGGTACAAGAAACGGGGAGTTACAGCTCTTTGATCTAGCATCATCAAGTCTTTTGGATACCATTGAAGATGCACATGATGCGGCAATTTGGTCGCTAGATCTGACCTCAGATGGTAAACGATTAGTGACCGGATCTGCCGATAAAACTGTCAAGTTTTGGGATTTCAAAGTTGAAAATAGCCTAGTGCCAGGTACCAAGAACAAATTCCTGCCTGTTTTAAAACTGCACCATGATACAACTTTGGAATTAACTGACGACATTTTATGTGTACGGGTTTCTCCTGACGATAGATATCTAGCCATCTCGTTGCTGGATAATACTGTTAAggtattctttttggaCTCAATGAAGTTTTACCTAAGTTTATATGGGCACAAATTACCTGTACTATCTATCGATATTTCATTTGATTCTAAGATGATTATTACGTCTTCCGCAGacaaaaatatcaagatTTGGGGTTTAGATTTTGGTGACTGTCACAAGTCTTTATTTGCCCATCAGGATTCGATTATGAACGTTAAATTCTTACCACAGTCTCACAACTTCTTTAGTTGTTCTAAAGACGCAGTGGTGAAATATTGGGATGGCGAGAAATTTGAATGCATTCAAAAACTATACGCTCATCAGAGCGAAGTTTGGGCTTTGGCGGTTGCTACTGATGGCGGCTTTGTTGTTTCTTCATCCCATGATCACAGTATAAGAATCTGGGAAGAAACCGAGGACCAGGTATTTttagaagaggaaaaggagaaagaaCTTGAAGAACAGTACGAGGATACATTGCTAActtctttggaagaagGAAACGGTGATGATGCATTTAAAGCTGATGCATCGGGTGAAGGCgttgaagatgaagcaTCCGGTGTTCATAAACAGACTTTAGAATCGTTAAAGGCTGGTGAAAGACTTATGGAGGCGCTAGATTTAGGAATTGCTGAGATTGAAGGTTTAGAGGCATATAACAGAGATATGAAGCTATGGCAAAGAAAGAAGTTGGGTGAAGCGCCAATAAAACCACAGGGTAACGCTGTTCTAATTGCTGTGAATAAAACTCCTGAGCAATATATTATGGATACCCTGTTAAGAATAAGAATGTCTCAGTTAGAAGATGCACTGATGGTTATGCCATTCTCATATGTcctcaaatttttaaaatttattGATACCGTTATGCAAAACAAAACTTTGCTGCACTCTCACTTACCATTAATTTGcaagaatttatttttcattatcaaatttaatCATAAAGAATTGGTTTCTcagaaaaatgaagaattgaaattgCAAATAAATAGAGTAAAGACTGAATTAAGAAGTGCATTAAAATCTACCGAGGATGATCTAGGCTTTAATGTTCAAGGGTTGAAATTCGTCAAGcaacaatggaatctaAGGCATAACTACGAATTCGTTGACGAATATGACCAACAGGAGAAAGAGAGTAATAGTGCAAGGAAGAGAGTTTTCGGGACCGTTATATAA
- the ZRT2 gene encoding low-affinity Zn(2+) transporter ZRT2 (Low-affinity zinc transporter of the plasma membrane; transcription is induced under low-zinc conditions by the Zap1p transcription factor), which translates to MVDLIARDDSVDTCQASNGYNGHAGLRILAVFIILISSGLGVYFPILSSRYSFIRLPNWCFFIAKFFGSGVIVATAFVHLLQPAAEALGDECLGGTFAEYPWAFGICLMSLFLLFFTEIITHYFVAKTLGHDHGDHGEVTSIDVDAPSSGFVIRNMDSDPVSFNNEAAYSIHNDKTPYTTRNEEIVATPIKEKEPGSNVTNYDLEPGKTESLANELVPTSSHATNLASVPGKDHYSHENDHQDVSQLATRIEEEDKEQYLNQILAVFILEFGIIFHSVFVGLSLSVAGEEFETLFIVLTFHQMFEGLGLGTRVAETNWPESKKYMPWLMGLAFTLTSPIAVAVGIGVRHSWIPGSRRALIANGVFDSISSGILIYTGLVELMAHEFLYSNQFKGPDGLKKMLSAYLIMCCGAALMALLGKWA; encoded by the coding sequence ATGGTTGATCTTATAGCGAGGGATGACTCCGTAGATACTTGCCAAGCTTCTAACGGCTACAATGGGCACGCAGGTCTTAGAATTCTGGCAGTATTCATTATACTGATATCGTCAGGATTGGGAGTTTATTTCCCAATTTTGTCATCACGGTATTCGTTTATAAGGCTACCAAATTGGTGCTTTTTCATAGCGAAGTTCTTCGGTTCTGGTGTCATTGTTGCCACAGCGTTCGTTCATCTTCTACAGCCCGCAGCCGAAGCTCTGGGAGATGAATGTCTTGGTGGCACATTTGCCGAATATCCATGGGCTTTTGGGATCTGTTTAATGTCgcttttcttacttttcttcactGAAATCATCACGCATTATTTTGTAGCGAAAACGCTGGGACACGATCATGGGGACCATGGGGAAGTTACCAGTATTGATGTTGATGCTCCCAGTTCGGGATTTGTCATCAGAAATATGGACTCGGATCCTGTATCTTTCAATAACGAAGCTGCCTACTCCATCCATAATGACAAAACTCCGTACACTACTAGAAATGAAGAGATTGTCGCTACTCctataaaggaaaaagaaccCGGCTCAAATGTTACTAATTATGATCTGGAACCGGGAAAAACAGAGTCACTAGCTAATGAACTAGTTCCAACCAGTTCCCATGCGACAAATCTCGCTTCTGTACCTggaaaagatcattattCTCACGAAAATGACCATCAAGATGTCTCCCAGTTGGCCACACGTATCGAGGAGGAAGATAAAGAGCAGTATCTCAATCAGATACTAGCTGTTTTTATTCTAGAATTTGGCATCATCTTTCACTCTGTATTTGTGGGTCTTTCGCTATCTGTCGCGGGTGAAGAATTCGAAACCTTATTTATCGTTTTAACTTTCCACCAAATGTTCGAAGGTTTGGGTCTAGGCACAAGAGTTGCCGAAACGAATTGGCCAGAAAGTAAGAAGTACATGCCTTGGTTAATGGGATTAGCCTTCACTTTAACGTCACCCATAGCAGTCGCGGTAGGTATTGGTGTCAGACACTCTTGGATACCTGGCTCTAGAAGAGCATTAATTGCTAATGGTGTTTTTGACTCGATATCATCAGGAATTCTTATTTATACTGGACTAGTCGAATTAATGGCTCATGAATTCTTATACTCTAATCAATTCAAAGGACCTGATGGcctcaaaaaaatgcttaGTGCATATCTCATCATGTGTTGTGGAGCTGCTTTAATGGCTCTTCTAGGGAAATGGGCATAG
- the ACE2 gene encoding DNA-binding transcription factor ACE2 (Transcription factor required for septum destruction after cytokinesis; part of the RAM network that regulates polarity and morphogenesis; NES phosphorylation by RAM network kinase Cbk1p blocks nuclear exit in mother cells during the M/G1 transition, causing asymmetric localization to daughter cell nuclei, and increased Ace2p activity; phosphorylation by Cdc28p and Pho85p prevents nuclear import during cell cycle phases other than cytokinesis; Spt16p is required for nuclear exclusion during G1): MDNVVDPWYINPSGFAKDTQDEEYVQHHDNVNPTIPPPDNYILNNENDDGLDNLLGMDYYNIDDLLTQELRDLDIPLVPSPKTGDGSSDKKNIDRTWNLGDENNKVSHYSKKSMSSHKRGLSGTAIFGFLGHNKTLSISSLQQSILNMSKDPQPMELINELGNHNTVKNNNDDFDHIRENDGENSYLSQVLLKQQEELRIALEKQKEVNEKLEKQLRDNQIQQEKLRKVLEEQEEVAQKLVSGATNSNSKPGSPVILKTPAMQNGRMKDNAIIVTTNSANGGYQFPPPTLISPRMSNTSINGSPSRKYHRQRYPNKSPESNGLNLFSSNSGYLRDSELLSFSPQNYNLNLDGLTYNDHNNTSDKNNNDKKNSTGDNIFRLFEKTSPGGLSISPRINGNSLRSPFLVGTDKSRDDRYAAGTFTPRTQLSPIHKKRESVVSTVSTISQLQDDTEPIHMRNTQNPTLRNANALASSSVLPPIPGSSNNTPIKNSLPQKHVFQHTPVKAPPKNGSNLAPLLNAPDLTDHQLEIKTPIRNNSHCEVESYPQVPPVTHDIHKSPTLHSTSPLPDEIIPRTTPMKITKKPTTLPPGTIDQYVKELPDKLFECLYPNCNKVFKRRYNIRSHIQTHLQDRPYSCDFPGCTKAFVRNHDLIRHKISHNAKKYICPCGKRFNREDALMVHRSRMICTGGKKLEHSINKKLTSPKKSLLDSPHDTSPVKETIARDKDGSVLMKMEEQLRDDMRKHGLLDPPPSTAAHEQNSNRTLSNETDAL; the protein is encoded by the coding sequence ATGGATAACGTTGTAGATCCGTGGTATATAAATCCCTCAGGCTTCGCGAAAGACACTCAAGATGAGGAGTATGTTCAACATCATGATAATGTCAATCCTACCATACCCCCACCCGACaattatattttgaataatgaaAACGATGATGGCCTCGATAACTTGTTAGGTATGGACTACTATAACATCGATGACCTGTTGACTCAAGAGTTAAGAGATCTGGATATTCCTTTAGTGCCTTCTCCTAAGACGGGCGATGGTTCTTCtgataaaaagaatattgatAGAACTTGGAACCTTGGTgatgaaaacaacaaagTCTCCCACTATAGCAAAAAATCAATGTCCTCACACAAGAGAGGTCTAAGTGGCACAGCGATATTTGGATTTCTCGGCCATAATAAGACATTGAGTATTTCCAGTTTACAGCAATCCATTCTAAATATGTCTAAAGATCCGCAACCCATGGAACTCATAAATGAATTGGGTAATCATAATACggtaaaaaataacaatgaTGACTTTGACCATATAAGGGAAAATGATGGTGAAAATAGCTATTTGAGCCAAGTTTTGTTGAAACAGCAGGAGGAGTTAAGAATTGCtcttgaaaaacaaaaggaagTGAACGAAAAATTGGAGAAGCAGTTGAGAGACAATCAAATACAGCAAGAAAAGTTGCGTAAAGTATTAGAAGAGCAAGAAGAGGTGGCGCAGAAGTTGGTTTCTGGGGCTACAAATTCTAATTCCAAACCTGGATCTCCAGTAATACTAAAGACACCTGCCATGCAAAACGGTAGAATGAAAGATAATGCTATAATCGTCACAACGAACTCTGCAAATGGCGGATATCAATTTCCTCCTCCGACGTTAATATCGCCTCGGATGTCAAATACTTCAATAAATGGTTCACCATCCAGGAAATACCATAGGCAACGATATCCAAATAAAAGCCCAGAAAGTAATGGATTGAACCTTTTTTCCTCTAACAGTGGTTATTTGAGAGATTCTGAACtgctttcattttctcCACAAAATTATAATTTAAACTTGGACGGCTTGACTTATAATGACCATAATAACACCAGtgataaaaacaataatgataaaaaaaatagtacTGGTGATAACATATTCCGTCTGTTCGAAAAGACTTCCCCGGGTGGGCTAAGTATCTCTCCAAGGATAAATGGAAATAGTTTGAGATCGCCCTTCCTCGTCGGCACAGATAAAAGCAGGGATGATCGATATGCTGCTGGCACGTTCACGCCTAGAACACAGTTGTCACCTATCCACAAGAAAAGGGAATCCGTAGTTTCCACGGTCTCGACAATATCACAACTGCAGGATGACACTGAACCCATCCACATGCGAAATACCCAGAACCCAACATTAAGAAATGCAAACGCTTTAGCGTCATCAAGTGTACTACCTCCTATTCCTGGTTCCAGCAATAACACTCCAATTAAGAATTCTTTGCCACAAAAACATGTATTTCAACATACTCCCGTCAAAGCTCCACCAAAGAACGGAAGTAACCTAGCTCCGCTTCTAAATGCACCGGATTTAACAGATCATCAGTTAGAAATTAAGACACCCATACGAAATAACAGTCACTGTGAAGTGGAAAGCTATCCGCAAGTACCACCTGTCACACATGATATTCACAAAAGCCCCACTTTGCATAGTACGTCTCCTTTACCAGATGAAATAATACCTAGGACTACGCCAATGAAAATAACCAAGAAACCAACTACTCTGCCTCCGGGTACCATTGACCAGTACGTCAAGGAACTACCCGACAAACTATTCGAGTGCTTATACCCTAACTGTAACAAAGTATTCAAGCGTAGATACAACATAAGGTCGCATATTCAGACACATTTGCAAGATAGACCGTATTCATGCGACTTTCCCGGTTGCACCAAGGCGTTTGTTCGCAATCATGATTTAATAAGACACAAAATCTCCCATAATGCCAAGAAATACATCTGCCCATGCGGAAAGAGATTTAATAGGGAGGATGCTCTAATGGTGCATAGAAGTCGGATGATTTGCACCGGCGGTAAGAAATTAGAACATTCGATCAACAAGAAACTTACATCTCCCAAAAAAAGCCTGCTTGACAGCCCGCATGACACAAGTCCCGTAAAAGAAACTATCGCCCGGGATAAAGATGGGAGCGTCCTAATGAAAATGGAGGAACAGCTGCGAGATGATATGCGCAAACATGGATTACTGGATCCACCCCCATCCACAGCAGCGCACGAGCAAAACTCGAACCGCACCCTTTCAAACGAAACTGATGCTCTCTGA
- the USB1 gene encoding phosphoric diester hydrolase (Putative poly(U)-specific 3'-to-5' RNA exonuclease; involved in 3'-end processing of U6 snRNA removing uridines and generating a terminal 2',3' cyclic phosphate; essential protein that localizes to the nucleus and mitochondria; overexpression suppresses the respiratory defects of oxa1 and mtf2 mutants; homolog of S.pombe gene, mpn1 and human gene, hUSB1; mutations in hUSB1 are associated with a rare genodermatosis, poikiloderma with neutropenia (OMIM 604173)), with the protein MEFISADYSSSDGSDTESESSNKSEVQIEYTEKTCIQKADSTDLPAIPDSIILKYHIPPNLQKYEHQDMNMSRFWRSFTYFEWRPTPAIHRQLQKIICKYKETFMKQEYTNPYQLVDFDPLFISHLGAPKPLHVSLTRSLLFETEEQRHVFIQEMRNGLRNNEITPFKLQICSYPKLYISERANTLYLGLPVSECPNKAQISPFKTIIAEALQKSGISNYQDLIVSRQNLHVSIAIASNPSKATLKRYQQLNETMGALLLLNNDFAYKLEFLVNSIYCDENRHSIRIPFN; encoded by the coding sequence ATGGAATTCATATCTGCAGACTATTCTAGCAGTGACGGTAGTGATACCGAGAGCGAAAGTAGTAACAAAAGTGAGGTCCAAATCGAATACACGGAGAAAACTTGCATACAGAAAGCCGATTCCACTGATTTACCTGCAATACCGGATTCAATTATATTGAAGTACCACATCCCTCCGAATTTACAAAAGTACGAGCACCAGGATATGAATATGAGTCGATTTTGGCGTTCGTTCACATATTTTGAGTGGCGTCCGACTCCAGCGATTCACCGACAACTTCAGAAAATCATATGTaaatataaagaaacaTTTATGAAACAGGAATACACTAATCCGTATCAACTGGTGGATTTTGACCCGTTGTTCATCTCACACTTGGGAGCCCCCAAACCTTTACACGTTTCCTTAACTCGATCGTTGTTGTTTGAAACTGAAGAACAAAGACATGttttcattcaagaaatgCGTAATGGTTTACgaaataatgaaataaCCCCTTTTAAACTTCAAATCTGCTCATATCCGAAGTTATATATATCAGAACGAGCCAACACCTTGTACCTCGGTCTCCCTGTCTCAGAATGTCCCAATAAGGCACAAATTTCTCCTTTCAAAACGATAATAGCTGAGGCACTTCAGAAATCAGGCATTTCAAACTATCAGGATTTAATTGTAAGTAGGCAAAATTTACATGTTTCAATTGCCATCGCTAGCAACCCTTCAAAAGCCACATTAAAACGTTATCAACAATTAAACGAGACGATGGGGGCGCTTTTACTACTCAATAATGACTTTGCATACAAACTAGAGTTCTTAGTTAACTCTATCTATTGTGATGAAAACCGTCACTCCATTAGAATCCCTTTTAACTAA